From the Jatrophihabitans endophyticus genome, one window contains:
- a CDS encoding prenyltransferase, whose protein sequence is MTAQPSSWELPHLPGVLAASEVAATVAHIADEQRGDGLVPWFTGHHADPWDHVEAAMALTVGGLLDEARAAYAWSAEQQRADGSWPMEIRDETSGVDDDTAAGDANQAGYLAVGVWHHWLVTRDERFVRAMWPSVRSAVGFAVGLQQAAGAIAWARDVHGAPADDALLTGSACLVLSLRCAVALADLVGDPRPDWELAVARLAHAVAAHPDAFADRSRFSMDWYYPVLGGAVRGRAAHELLAARWDEFVVAGRGVRCVADRPWVTAAETSELVLTLDAVGEHGRAAALLRDVQFLRTDTGGYWTGWVFPEDTVWPRQQTTWTAGAVVLAADALAGTTAGSGVLRGDGLPPLLEFGGCDDHCATAHRPAP, encoded by the coding sequence GTGACGGCGCAGCCGTCGAGCTGGGAACTGCCGCACCTGCCGGGGGTCCTCGCCGCGAGCGAGGTCGCCGCGACGGTCGCCCACATCGCCGACGAGCAGCGCGGCGACGGCCTCGTCCCGTGGTTCACGGGGCATCACGCCGACCCGTGGGACCACGTCGAGGCGGCCATGGCGCTCACCGTCGGCGGCCTGCTCGACGAGGCCCGCGCCGCTTACGCGTGGAGCGCCGAGCAGCAGCGGGCCGACGGCAGCTGGCCGATGGAGATCCGCGACGAGACCTCGGGGGTCGACGACGACACGGCCGCGGGGGACGCGAACCAGGCCGGTTACCTCGCCGTCGGCGTCTGGCACCACTGGCTGGTGACGCGCGACGAGCGGTTCGTGCGAGCGATGTGGCCGTCGGTGCGCAGCGCCGTCGGTTTCGCGGTCGGGTTGCAGCAGGCGGCCGGCGCGATCGCGTGGGCCCGCGACGTCCACGGCGCACCGGCCGACGACGCGCTGCTCACCGGCAGCGCCTGCCTGGTGCTGTCGCTGCGCTGCGCGGTGGCGCTGGCCGACCTCGTGGGCGACCCGCGTCCGGACTGGGAGCTGGCGGTGGCGCGGCTGGCCCACGCCGTCGCCGCGCACCCGGACGCGTTCGCCGACCGCAGCCGCTTCTCGATGGACTGGTACTACCCGGTGCTGGGCGGCGCGGTCCGCGGCCGGGCGGCGCACGAGCTGCTCGCGGCGCGGTGGGACGAGTTCGTCGTCGCCGGCCGCGGCGTGCGCTGCGTCGCCGACCGGCCGTGGGTGACGGCGGCCGAGACGAGCGAGCTCGTGCTCACCCTCGACGCCGTCGGCGAGCACGGTCGGGCGGCCGCCCTGTTGCGCGACGTGCAGTTCCTGCGCACGGACACCGGCGGCTACTGGACCGGCTGGGTCTTCCCCGAGGACACGGTGTGGCCCCGGCAGCAGACCACGTGGACGGCCGGCGCCGTCGTCCTGGCCGCCGACGCGCTGGCCGGCACGACCGCCGGCAGCGGCGTCCTTCGCGGCGACGGGCTGCCGCCGCTGCTCGAGTTCGGCGGCTGCGACGACCACTGCGCCACGGCGCACCGTCCCGCGCCGTGA
- a CDS encoding class I SAM-dependent methyltransferase — protein MTTDGAPDDAAARAVADDAKGFLPGDEADALRAAAAAAPVGTWLEIGTYCGKSTVHLATVARARGAQLVTLDHHRGSEENQPGWEWHDASLVDPHTGRLDTLPSLRRTLADAAVEDAVAVLVSSTQQVARWWSTPLTLLFLDGNHTEDVAQHDYAAFARHVVPGGLLAVHDVFPDPRDGGRPPWHVVQRATGGGAFEQVAEHGSLRVLRRSAAAFA, from the coding sequence GTGACGACCGACGGAGCACCGGACGACGCCGCCGCCCGCGCGGTCGCCGACGACGCGAAGGGCTTCCTGCCCGGCGACGAGGCCGACGCCCTCCGCGCGGCGGCCGCCGCGGCGCCGGTGGGCACCTGGCTCGAGATCGGCACCTACTGCGGCAAGTCGACCGTCCACCTCGCGACCGTCGCCCGCGCCCGTGGGGCGCAGCTGGTCACCCTCGACCACCACCGCGGTTCGGAGGAGAACCAGCCCGGCTGGGAGTGGCACGACGCCTCGCTCGTCGACCCGCACACCGGCCGCCTCGACACGCTGCCGTCGCTCCGGCGCACGCTGGCCGACGCGGCGGTCGAGGACGCGGTCGCGGTGCTCGTCTCGAGCACGCAGCAGGTCGCGCGGTGGTGGAGCACGCCGCTGACGCTGCTCTTCCTCGACGGCAACCACACCGAGGACGTCGCCCAGCACGACTACGCCGCCTTCGCCCGTCACGTCGTCCCCGGCGGGCTGCTGGCCGTGCACGACGTGTTCCCGGATCCGCGTGACGGCGGCCGACCGCCCTGGCACGTGGTGCAGCGCGCCACCGGCGGCGGCGCGTTCGAGCAGGTCGCCGAGCACGGGTCGCTGCGGGTGCTGCGCCGGAGCGCGGCCGCGTTCGCCTGA
- a CDS encoding purple acid phosphatase family protein — protein MPTNTSHRPLTVDEYTEWNATELARQGVSRRSMLKAVAAGAGGIALAQFGIANASFAAGGGTAGTAGVVVSGRHLSFVNDHGGRPESAMAVTAQIVSKTGSLPRGLRAFVDVGTEPGRYGHRVDADIVHLVGQYAIAHGPVGNQFYVKARLTGLRADSVYHYRIRLSDGTTTGDAYFTTAPVRTVGRHHRVAEEFTFTAFADVGTNNAPTDPKYAWGNDPATVTGNGGTWPKGVFDNNYYAAGDPIAGTNGTDPHPAVTQTNLMASQRPRFTLLAGDICYADPSGTGLPADDTQPTPAGKNAFNPYVWDVFLNQIESQAAYTPWMFATGNHDMEPLYGNTEFLGDSPSHGYGGHAKRLDLPKNGPRTCPSVYSFVYANVAVISVDANDLSAEIQTNTGYSDGAQLRWLKETLHEWRTNPHVAPGIDFVVAFFHHCAYSTTNNHASDGGVRKALDPLFSKYQVDLVVQGHNHLFERTDPIRHGKKTRDAPDGSTVRPAEDGVTYICAGSGGRPRYPFRPAPSADAPAPPGVTPSGAQALPEGQRFRGYQPPGGKNATENNTENVLNSYVWSSDGTAVNASGYPAGTKVPETVDWSQVRYDAYAFIAVDVKPAAPGRATTFTIRTLADALPGTNEQYSEIDRLTLKRTAGHGAIDRHPYRTHPLH, from the coding sequence ATGCCGACGAACACCTCGCACCGGCCGCTGACGGTCGACGAGTACACCGAGTGGAACGCAACCGAGCTCGCGCGGCAGGGCGTGAGCCGACGCAGCATGTTGAAGGCGGTGGCGGCCGGCGCGGGCGGTATCGCGCTCGCGCAGTTCGGCATCGCCAACGCCTCGTTCGCCGCCGGCGGCGGCACGGCCGGGACTGCCGGTGTCGTCGTCTCCGGTCGCCATCTCTCCTTCGTCAACGACCACGGGGGACGCCCCGAGTCGGCGATGGCCGTCACCGCGCAGATCGTCAGCAAGACCGGCTCGCTGCCGCGCGGTCTGCGCGCCTTCGTCGACGTCGGCACCGAACCCGGGCGCTACGGGCACCGCGTCGACGCCGACATCGTGCACCTCGTCGGCCAGTACGCGATCGCACACGGTCCGGTCGGCAACCAGTTCTACGTCAAGGCGCGCCTTACCGGGCTGCGCGCCGACAGCGTCTACCACTACCGCATCCGGCTCTCCGACGGCACGACCACCGGCGACGCCTACTTCACCACCGCGCCCGTGCGCACCGTCGGCCGGCACCACCGGGTGGCCGAGGAGTTCACCTTCACCGCGTTCGCCGACGTCGGCACCAACAACGCGCCGACCGACCCCAAGTACGCGTGGGGCAACGACCCGGCCACCGTGACCGGCAACGGTGGCACGTGGCCGAAGGGCGTGTTCGACAACAACTACTACGCGGCGGGCGACCCCATCGCCGGCACGAACGGCACCGACCCCCATCCGGCCGTGACGCAGACCAACCTGATGGCCTCGCAGCGGCCGCGGTTCACACTGCTCGCCGGCGACATCTGTTACGCCGACCCGTCCGGCACCGGCCTGCCCGCCGACGACACGCAGCCGACCCCGGCGGGCAAGAACGCGTTCAACCCCTACGTCTGGGACGTGTTCCTCAACCAGATCGAGAGCCAGGCTGCGTACACGCCGTGGATGTTCGCGACCGGCAACCACGACATGGAGCCGCTGTACGGCAACACCGAATTCCTCGGTGACAGCCCCTCTCACGGCTACGGCGGCCACGCGAAGCGGCTCGACCTGCCGAAGAACGGCCCGCGCACCTGCCCGTCCGTCTACAGCTTCGTGTACGCCAACGTCGCCGTCATCTCCGTGGACGCCAACGACCTGTCCGCCGAGATCCAGACCAACACCGGCTACTCCGACGGTGCGCAGCTCAGGTGGCTCAAGGAGACGCTGCACGAGTGGCGGACGAACCCGCACGTCGCGCCGGGCATCGACTTCGTGGTCGCGTTCTTCCACCACTGCGCCTACTCGACGACGAACAACCACGCCTCGGACGGCGGTGTGCGCAAGGCGCTCGACCCGCTGTTCAGCAAGTACCAGGTCGACCTCGTCGTGCAGGGCCACAATCACCTGTTCGAGCGGACCGACCCGATCCGCCACGGCAAGAAGACGCGGGACGCGCCGGACGGTTCGACGGTCCGTCCGGCCGAGGACGGCGTCACCTACATCTGTGCGGGCTCCGGCGGCCGGCCGCGTTACCCCTTCCGCCCCGCCCCGAGCGCGGACGCCCCGGCCCCGCCCGGCGTCACGCCGTCCGGGGCGCAGGCGCTGCCCGAGGGGCAGCGGTTCCGTGGCTACCAGCCGCCCGGTGGCAAGAACGCGACCGAGAACAACACCGAGAACGTGCTCAACAGCTACGTGTGGTCCAGTGACGGCACCGCGGTCAACGCGTCGGGGTACCCGGCCGGGACGAAGGTGCCCGAGACCGTCGACTGGTCGCAGGTGCGTTACGACGCCTACGCCTTCATCGCCGTCGACGTGAAGCCGGCCGCACCCGGCCGCGCGACGACGTTCACGATCCGGACCCTCGCCGACGCGCTGCCCGGCACGAACGAGCAGTACAGCGAGATCGATCGCCTCACCCTCAAGCGCACCGCCGGTCACGGCGCGATCGACCGCCACCCCTACCGGACGCACCCGCTGCACTGA
- a CDS encoding PP2C family protein-serine/threonine phosphatase gives MVTALTHAQYAALFRATPVALMVFDRDLLMTHANPAYLAATAKDLDEIRGRYVFDVFPNSPVTREGYDQAASLEGVMRAAVTTGLPQLLAEYRYDIPLAAGEFEVRYWNVNEIPVLDDAGEVDLVLHFTEDVTHLVREREARDSARRLNVDLQRRVAAAQLDLRQRAAELEVLNLRLQQASAHDRSTAEALQLAMLTTLPAVEPLRLTARYRAAAVGDRVGGDWYDALALRDGKTAVAIGDVSGHDIFAAAVMGQLRSMLRAFAWASEEPPSLILRQLDRAMRDLQVQTYASAVLATFERTDDAGARRVMRWTNAGHPAPILLRPDGTSVVLDDGGPAVMLGVLPETRRPDHEVVVEPGSAVLFYTDGLVELRGTDLLDRTVALRASLERHHTLTGAARVDAVMGDMLGAELDDDVAVLLVELAVTGDFSGRLATSGPTGDL, from the coding sequence GTGGTCACCGCGCTCACCCACGCGCAGTACGCAGCGCTCTTCCGTGCCACGCCGGTGGCCCTCATGGTCTTCGACCGCGACCTGCTGATGACCCACGCCAACCCGGCCTATCTCGCGGCCACCGCGAAGGACCTGGACGAGATCAGGGGCCGGTACGTGTTCGACGTCTTCCCGAACAGCCCGGTCACGCGCGAGGGGTACGACCAGGCCGCCTCGCTCGAGGGGGTGATGCGCGCGGCGGTGACGACCGGCCTGCCCCAGTTGCTGGCGGAGTACCGCTACGACATCCCGCTCGCCGCGGGCGAGTTCGAGGTGCGCTACTGGAACGTCAACGAGATCCCGGTGCTCGACGACGCCGGCGAGGTCGATCTCGTGCTGCACTTCACCGAGGACGTCACTCACCTCGTCCGGGAGCGCGAGGCGCGCGACTCCGCGCGGCGGTTGAACGTGGACCTGCAACGCCGGGTCGCGGCCGCGCAGCTCGACCTGCGGCAGCGGGCCGCCGAGTTGGAGGTCCTCAACCTGCGGCTGCAGCAGGCGAGCGCCCACGACCGCTCGACCGCCGAGGCGCTGCAGCTCGCGATGCTGACCACGCTGCCGGCCGTCGAGCCGCTGCGCCTGACCGCGCGCTACCGCGCCGCCGCCGTCGGGGACCGGGTCGGCGGTGACTGGTACGACGCGCTCGCGCTGCGCGACGGGAAGACCGCCGTCGCGATCGGTGACGTCAGCGGGCACGACATCTTCGCCGCGGCCGTCATGGGTCAGCTGCGCAGCATGCTGCGGGCGTTCGCGTGGGCGTCGGAGGAGCCGCCGTCGCTGATCCTGCGCCAGCTCGACCGGGCCATGCGTGACCTGCAGGTGCAGACGTACGCCAGCGCCGTCCTCGCGACGTTCGAGCGAACGGACGACGCCGGCGCGAGGCGCGTGATGCGCTGGACGAACGCGGGGCACCCCGCCCCGATCCTGCTGCGGCCCGACGGCACCTCGGTGGTCCTCGACGACGGCGGCCCGGCCGTCATGCTGGGGGTCCTGCCCGAGACCCGGCGGCCCGATCACGAGGTCGTCGTCGAGCCGGGTTCGGCGGTGCTGTTCTACACCGACGGCCTCGTCGAACTGCGCGGCACCGACCTGCTCGACCGCACCGTCGCGCTCCGGGCCTCGCTCGAGCGTCACCACACGCTCACCGGGGCGGCCCGGGTCGACGCGGTCATGGGCGACATGCTCGGCGCCGAGCTCGACGACGACGTCGCGGTGCTGCTCGTCGAGCTGGCCGTCACTGGCGACTTCTCCGGCCGACTGGCGACTTCGGGGCCGACTGGCGACCTGTAG
- a CDS encoding fructosamine kinase family protein produces the protein MTTFVKHDPAPLEAAGLRWLAEAGARVPDIVSARPGRLELRRIDGGRLAAGGEEELGRMLATVHAAGAPRFGSLPAPGAFLVGRCELDSPEGDDWNDYYLQHRCLPLARRVGLDREVAEVRVEAPVEPVARLHGDLWSGNVLADTEGRPWLIDPAAYGGHREMDLAMLDLFGTIPARTAAAYDEVAPLADGWRERIPLWQLFPLLVHAVLFGGGYRRSAHDLAVRLAR, from the coding sequence GTGACGACGTTCGTCAAGCACGACCCGGCACCGCTCGAGGCGGCCGGGCTGCGCTGGCTGGCCGAGGCGGGCGCCCGGGTGCCCGACATCGTCTCGGCCCGACCGGGACGCCTCGAGCTGCGACGCATCGACGGCGGTCGGCTGGCCGCCGGCGGCGAGGAGGAGCTCGGCCGGATGCTCGCGACGGTGCACGCGGCCGGCGCGCCTCGCTTCGGCTCGCTGCCCGCCCCCGGCGCGTTCCTCGTCGGTCGGTGCGAGCTCGACTCGCCGGAGGGCGACGACTGGAACGACTACTACCTGCAGCACCGCTGCCTGCCGCTCGCACGGCGCGTGGGGCTCGACCGCGAGGTCGCGGAGGTGCGGGTCGAGGCCCCGGTCGAACCGGTGGCCCGCCTGCACGGCGATCTCTGGAGCGGCAACGTGCTGGCCGACACCGAGGGCCGGCCGTGGCTGATCGACCCCGCCGCGTACGGCGGCCACCGCGAGATGGATCTCGCGATGCTCGACCTGTTCGGGACGATCCCCGCCCGGACCGCCGCGGCCTACGACGAGGTCGCACCGCTCGCCGACGGCTGGCGGGAGCGGATCCCGCTCTGGCAGCTGTTCCCGCTGCTCGTGCACGCCGTGCTGTTCGGCGGCGGGTACCGCAGGAGCGCGCACGACCTGGCGGTGCGGCTCGCGCGCTGA
- a CDS encoding DNA topoisomerase IB, translating to MATSRAPGQSKAAASRTSKAADLIAKLHDDPEECARIAKLAYVSPTDPGLTRRRSGKGFTYRDAAGVTVVDVEVRDRIKRIAIPPAWQDVWICTLPEGHILAVGDDDRGRRQYIYHERWRSLRDQLNFYRLIGFAAALPAIRADVDAQLRRRTLDQDRVLGAMLRIIDVAGLRVGNEAYAEENDSYGLTTLTKRHVEVHGPRIDFRFPAKSNKRAEVSMTDAGVARVLTALLERRGRRLFTVDGQTVGSDEVNARLAELSGTRLTAKDFRTWNGTLTAFRHLRDRVPAGDEADQHVLAAIDAASLKLGNTRSVCRAHYVHPDVVSGYTSGELERFLHGRKERGGNWLDADERLMTSFLSSELDARAGDLFT from the coding sequence GTGGCGACGTCGAGAGCACCAGGGCAGAGCAAGGCGGCGGCCTCGCGCACCAGCAAGGCCGCCGATCTCATCGCGAAGCTGCACGACGATCCCGAGGAGTGCGCCCGCATCGCCAAGCTGGCCTACGTCAGCCCCACCGACCCCGGGCTGACGCGGCGCCGCAGCGGCAAGGGATTCACCTACCGCGACGCGGCGGGCGTCACCGTCGTCGACGTCGAGGTGCGCGACCGGATCAAGCGGATCGCGATCCCGCCCGCCTGGCAGGACGTGTGGATCTGCACGCTGCCCGAGGGGCACATCCTCGCCGTCGGCGACGACGACCGCGGCCGGCGCCAGTACATCTACCACGAGCGCTGGCGCTCGTTGCGCGACCAGCTCAACTTCTACCGGCTGATCGGCTTCGCCGCAGCGCTGCCGGCCATCCGTGCCGACGTCGACGCGCAGCTGCGTCGCCGGACGCTCGACCAGGACCGCGTGCTGGGCGCGATGCTGCGGATCATCGACGTCGCGGGGCTGCGCGTCGGCAACGAGGCCTACGCCGAGGAGAACGACAGCTACGGGTTGACGACGCTGACCAAGCGGCACGTCGAGGTGCACGGGCCGCGCATCGACTTCCGGTTCCCGGCGAAGTCCAACAAGCGGGCGGAGGTCAGCATGACGGACGCGGGCGTCGCCCGCGTGCTGACGGCGTTGCTGGAGCGGCGGGGCCGGCGACTGTTCACCGTCGACGGGCAGACCGTCGGGTCCGACGAGGTGAACGCCCGGCTCGCCGAGCTGTCGGGCACCCGCCTCACCGCAAAGGACTTCCGTACCTGGAACGGCACCCTCACCGCGTTCCGTCACCTGCGCGACCGGGTGCCGGCCGGCGACGAGGCCGACCAGCACGTGCTCGCGGCGATCGACGCGGCCTCGCTCAAACTCGGCAACACCCGATCGGTCTGCCGGGCGCACTACGTGCATCCGGACGTCGTGTCGGGCTACACCTCCGGCGAGCTCGAACGGTTCCTGCACGGCCGCAAGGAGCGCGGCGGCAACTGGCTCGACGCCGACGAGCGGCTGATGACGTCGTTCCTGAGCAGCGAGCTCGACGCCCGGGCCGGCGACCTGTTCACGTGA
- a CDS encoding class I SAM-dependent methyltransferase gives MDDNHLADLLDLDGDTLPAYWTTATTWVAEHAPDAHRVLDIGAGTGVGTLALARALPNASLLALDTDEAMLARLREKAAAAGTADRVTTLRADLDDPFPRLDPVDVTWASMSLHHMADPERVLRDLRTVTSAGGLVAVAEFADPVRFLPDDLGVGRPGLETRLAAARLESHRHQLPHLGGDYAAMLTAAGFDLAGERVFDIAERPARPDLAARYARGWLGRQREHFGDRLTPEDHQTLAVLLGDGPGSLERRDDLFLSARRTVLLARRAEPA, from the coding sequence ATGGACGACAACCACCTCGCCGACCTGCTCGACCTCGACGGTGACACGCTGCCCGCCTACTGGACCACCGCCACGACGTGGGTCGCGGAGCACGCGCCCGACGCACACCGGGTGCTCGACATCGGCGCCGGCACGGGGGTCGGCACCCTGGCCCTGGCTCGTGCGCTCCCGAACGCGTCGCTGCTCGCGCTCGACACCGACGAGGCCATGCTGGCGCGCCTGCGCGAGAAGGCCGCCGCCGCCGGCACGGCCGACCGGGTGACCACGCTGCGGGCCGACCTCGACGACCCGTTCCCACGGCTCGACCCGGTCGACGTCACCTGGGCGTCGATGTCGCTGCACCACATGGCCGACCCCGAACGCGTGCTGCGCGACCTGCGCACCGTGACGTCGGCCGGCGGGCTCGTGGCGGTCGCCGAGTTCGCCGACCCCGTCCGGTTCCTGCCCGATGACCTCGGCGTCGGACGTCCCGGCCTCGAGACCCGGCTCGCCGCGGCGCGGCTGGAGTCGCACCGTCACCAGCTCCCCCACCTCGGCGGCGACTACGCGGCGATGCTGACCGCCGCCGGGTTCGACCTCGCCGGCGAGCGGGTGTTCGACATCGCCGAGCGACCGGCCCGCCCCGATCTGGCCGCCCGCTACGCGCGGGGCTGGCTCGGTCGGCAGCGCGAGCACTTCGGCGACCGGCTCACCCCCGAGGACCACCAGACGCTGGCCGTGCTGCTCGGGGACGGCCCGGGCTCCCTCGAGCGCCGCGACGACCTGTTCCTGAGCGCCCGACGCACCGTCCTGCTCGCCCGCCGCGCGGAGCCGGCCTGA